A segment of the Prochlorococcus marinus str. MIT 9215 genome:
AAAGATAATTGCTTGATTCAACAAATTATTCTTACAAATCAAGTTAAACTATTTTTGATTTTACCATTTATTAATTCGCCAATTAACGCAATGGAGCTATAAGCTATCAAAACTATGGTAACTTCCTTCCATGCGAAGGAACTTAGTGATTCTCTCAATTGCCCACCAAGACCTACACTTCCAATAACCCCAACAATTGCAGTTTCTCTAATAATTATGTCAGATCTATAGGCGCAATATGCTAAGTAACTTTTCGCTTGTTGAGAAAATAAACCTAAAAGCCAACTAGTCTTTTTTGAGATTCCTAAAGATTTCATTGCAATATAATTTCTCTTATCTTGGCGACCTAGATTTGTAAAAAGTAATTTGCTTGTAATTCCAGCATTGTGAAGACCTAATGTTAAAGCTGCTAAAGATAAAGAAGGATTATTAAAAGTTAATAGCGTTAGAAGTAATACAGGTGTAGGTATTAAACGTAATAAAAATGCAAAAATTTTAATAAAAAATTTAGAAGTATTGTTGTTAAAAATTCCTATTACTAATGGAGGTAAACTAATTGCGATTCCTGTTGATAAAAGACTTAACATTATTGTTTCCAATATAAGTTTTAAGAAATCAAATAATCCTAAATCTGATTTTGATTTAAATAGGAAACTAACAGAATTAAAATTTTCAAAATTACTATTAAAAATAAAATAAAGAAAATAGGACAAAGAAAATAAAATTGTTATAAAAAAAACTGAAATGTAAAAAATAGATAGTGTTTTATTTGTATTGTTAAATTTTATTTTTTTGAATATTAATCCACTAAGAATTATCAAAATTGCTAAAGACCATAAATAAGTCCATAGCTCTCTAAAATTGAGAGTCTGGAAAGATAAAAAAATACTAGTACCTATTCCTCCAATCCCAAAAAGTCCTAAAATCACTGTGCTTCTTATTGAACACTCTAATCTATATAAACCAAAGTTTTTAAATGTATTTATTATTGGATTCCATATTAAAGTTAATAAAGTAGAAAATTTAGGCGCATTTATTTGATTTATAGATTCAAAACTTTTGTCATCAATAGTTTCTAATTGTTCAGCAAAAACTTTTGAATTTACAGCAATATAAGGAATACATATAGCTATTATTCCTATTAAAAAATTTATGCCATATCTTTGCATTAATAGTATTCCCCAAACTACTTCATGAATAGATCTTATTATTGTCAGAAAACCCCTTATTATGCTGTAGAAAAAGTTTGGAATATTAAAGATTTTATAAAAAATATTTGAGGATAATATTCCAAAAATTGCCCCAAAAATAATACTTACTAACCAACTAAAAAAGCCAATTAGGATAGTTTCATTTAATCGATTAATTACGATAATAATAATTTCATTATCGATCTTGGGATTAAATGCCGAAATTAAGAA
Coding sequences within it:
- a CDS encoding PhnE/PtxC family ABC transporter permease — protein: MIKLKLNYTSLSFLPILVCIPLGYQLITNIHFGGFKLFQEFLISAFNPKIDNEIIIIVINRLNETILIGFFSWLVSIIFGAIFGILSSNIFYKIFNIPNFFYSIIRGFLTIIRSIHEVVWGILLMQRYGINFLIGIIAICIPYIAVNSKVFAEQLETIDDKSFESINQINAPKFSTLLTLIWNPIINTFKNFGLYRLECSIRSTVILGLFGIGGIGTSIFLSFQTLNFRELWTYLWSLAILIILSGLIFKKIKFNNTNKTLSIFYISVFFITILFSLSYFLYFIFNSNFENFNSVSFLFKSKSDLGLFDFLKLILETIMLSLLSTGIAISLPPLVIGIFNNNTSKFFIKIFAFLLRLIPTPVLLLTLLTFNNPSLSLAALTLGLHNAGITSKLLFTNLGRQDKRNYIAMKSLGISKKTSWLLGLFSQQAKSYLAYCAYRSDIIIRETAIVGVIGSVGLGGQLRESLSSFAWKEVTIVLIAYSSIALIGELINGKIKNSLT